Proteins encoded in a region of the Salmo trutta chromosome 34, fSalTru1.1, whole genome shotgun sequence genome:
- the tra2a gene encoding transformer-2 protein homolog alpha, with translation MSDIEDGNFDGRDSRSPSKSDRGSPVRVKSESRSGSPSPSRAAKHSESRSRSKSRSHSRRHSNRRYSRSRSPSNRKKSRSYSPEYRKKKSQSESPNRRHTSSRSHDFRKETFGQGAGGDDDARANPDPNQCLGVFGLSLYTTEKDLREVFGRYGPLAGVNVVYDQRTGRSRGFAFVYFERIDDSKEAMERANGMELDGRRIRVDFSITKRAHTPTPGIYMGRPTHNGGGGGERNSGSGGGRRGRDSYDRYDDRRGGGYDRGYDRGYDRGYDRGDRGYDRYDEYDKYSRRRSPSPYYSRYRSRSRSRSYSPRRY, from the exons ATGAGTGACATTGAGGATGGAAACTTTGATGGACGA GACTCTCGCTCCCCATCCAAATCGGACCGTGGAAGTCCTGTCCGGGTCAAGTCGGAGAGCAGATCCGGCTCCCCGAGCCCATCCAGGGCCGCCAAACACTCAGAGTCTCGGTCCCGCTctaagtccag GTCTCACTCTCGGAGGCACTCCAACCGCAGGTACAGCCGCTCTCGCTCCCCCTCCAACCGGAAGAAGTCCCGTTCCTACAGCCCGGAATACCGGAAGAAGAAGAGCCAGAGCGAGTCACCTAACCGCCGCCATACCAGCAGCAGA AGCCATGACTTCAGAAAAGAGACATTTGGTCAGGGAGCAGGAGGTGATGACGATGCTAGG GCGAACCCTGACCCCAACCAGTGCCTGGGGGTGTTTGGGCTGAGCCTGTACACCACGGAGAAGGACCTGAGGGAAGTGTTTGGCCGGTATGGCCCGCTGGCCGGGGTTAACGTGGTGTATGACCAGCGCACCGGGCGCTCCCGCGGCTTTGCCTTCGTCTACTTCGAGAGGATTGACGACTCCAAGGAG GCGATGGAGCGTGCCAACGGTATGGAGCTGGACGGGAGACGTATCAGAGTGGACTTTTCCATCACCAAGAGGGCCCACACCCCTACGCCTGGCATCTACATGGGCCGACCCACACA taatggtggtggtggaggagagcgAAACAGTGGcagtggtggagggaggaggggtcgGGACTCGTATGACCGATACGACGATCGACGGGGCGGAGGCTACGACCGTGGATATGACCGTGGATACGATCGGGGATACGATCGGGGAGACCGGGGATATGACAGATATGACGAGTACGACAAGTACAG TCGCAggcgctctccctctccctactaCAGTCGATACAGGTCACGCTCCAGGTCTCGCTCATACAGCCCAC GACGATACTAA